cgtgcgtgcgtgcgtgcgtgcgtgcgtgcgtgccacTGAGCCAAACCCTAACAGAGATGACTGACATCCAAGATAGACGCAGAAACATCGAGCCAAAAAGAACCAAACAAACAGGTCCTTGAgcacaggaagtacttcctgctgGATAAGGGTGTGTTAGACGGGGAGTGTCAAGACACTCACATGCACATGTGCTGGTATTTTGCCctgctttttttttctgtgactTTTCTGTTTGTACTGTCACTCTTTTGCGCAATACAAAAATGAGGAATAAAGACAGCAATGTACATGTGTACTAGacacaaacataaacataaacatataaACATGAACTTACAGAGTTTATCATGGGTACACCAAACACTGAACTGAATATGAACTGAACATAGTATGGTATGTTCTGAGGAGAGATATGACTTCTGAAATGTCTTCATTGCTTCATTCACACTCAAAGACGTTGCAAAAAAGTGTGCGTGAGAGTTTTGTATTAGTGTAATATGTGTTTGCATACCTAGGGCATataattgtccatccatccattatccaaactgcttatgctgctctcagggtcgcggggatgctggagcctatcccagcagtcattgggcggcaggcggtgaaacaccctggacaggccgccaggccataattGTAAGCTATTTTATTGTTACCTCTAAGTCAGGGGCTCTTCTTGTGAAGGGCTTAAACGGAAGTGGTGTATCTGTTGCGCGTgtatgtgagggggggggggtgaacaatGTGAAAAATAAAACATGCCGCGCTGGTTCAGTCTTCGGAAACTCTGCGTTATTATTTTCTCCCTTTAATAAGTGTAGGCGCACTCATAATGCTCGGTCACATTGTCCACTCCCACGCATAACAGATACACCACTTCCGTTTATGCCCTTCACAAGAAGAGCCCCCGATTTCAGCGGTAACTCAATAAAATAGCTTACAAAATCACTAATTTCCATGCATATTTAGGACCATCATGAATAGATAGACTTTTACATGTGGTATTGTTTATCACTATGGCATTTTAAAGGACGGCGATGCTTtgatttttctttccttttaaaATAGTCGTTTTGACTTTTGAAAATCGAGTTTACATTGCGTTTACATTGCACAGCTACTTCTCTCCTACTGCGTAGGAAGAAAGTTGGCAACACCTTAGGAACAATGTATTTCTGATAGATTTCCACGTTTGTTTGTTGTTTAATTCGGCTTTCATTTCAGCCATAAAAAGCCATTTGGCTCTCCATATTGGACGCCTGTATCCTGTATCATCCACCACTTCAAACTGTAAAACTCGGGTGGAACAGAAACTTTGGACCGTGTAATGAGCTGATGCAACGTGCAAATTGCACAGGAGCAACAGTTGTAGTACCAGTAGCTGTGCTGCTTTGCAGACTGAATTTCAGCATCAGTAATTAGCAGCAGCAACCCTGTTGGCTAACAGGAATCATGttcattcaagtcaagtcaagtttatttgtatagcccaaaaatgACAAGGTATAATCACTACAATATACAGCAATATACGACAAAATACAAATAAGACACCCTCCATCCTTGACCCTTAGACTCGATTGAGGAAAAACTCCTCAAGGAAAACCTTATCGGGGAAATAAATGTGGGAGAAACCTCAGAAAAAGCAACAgcggagggatccctcttccaggacggacagacatgcaataggtgtgtTGCATGCAAAATGCACagaaataacagaattataatgtaacacCATAGATTGCACGGAGCAAGGTGATGTAGAATATATACAGCGAAAATGTATTGTGTTTGGCCTCACCTTCCTATGAAAGTAGACGATGCTGAGACTCAGATAAGAGGTTCCAAGAACATGCTTAGCTCTAcacaatggcttttttttaatctttttggaagggaaatttttttttccatcaagcCTTACAGACTACACAAGCGTGTGAGCCATCACGTTTCGattccatgctctctctctctctctctctctctctctctctctctctctctctctctctctctctctctctctctctctctctctctctctctctctctctcacacacacacacccaaacgcaCACACTTTTTGGACATCAATCACTTGATTCCAGAGAAATGAACGTTACACTTGCCACAGAGTTCTCTGAAATCCTCCCCCGCTGACGCTTAATGACGAAACTAAAACTTGCATGAGTCTGTGATGCTGGTCAATTTATAATCGGGGGAAACAACAGCATTTAGAAGTCAGAACAATCCCTTAAACTGGTCATTACTGCTattcagtctctctcacacaaaaaacacactttCATAAAGAAAGCCTGATTACCAATGACTGCTACACAACGTACAGCAGCCTACTGGCAGGGATGTTAGGGTACAGCTGTAGTGATGAGTCTTTTACCCCTGCATCATTCCTTTCCTTTACTAAATTCTTACGGGTGGAAAGGAAACAACAGGACAAAGATCCACACTTTTTGCATGAAACAAATTACACAATAGTCCCTAAACCAAACATGCTTTCCAAACcctaataatggatggatgtcgtcTTTGATTGGTTGACTGGTTGATTCAGATGGTGGGTTTTCCTCAGCTAACCTACCAAACTCCCAGCTCTCTAGCCAAATGTTGCACAGTGAATGTGCCTTTGTCAGCAGAACGCCACCTTTATCCATTGAGAAGAGGCAGTACGCCAAAGCCCCGTGGCATTATCGTTTTGTCCACTACACAACACAACTGGGGCCTCCCATGTGGAAAACACACCCAGGAGCAGCACAGATCTGCAGAGGGACAGGACAACCTCGTGGACTTACTGCTGCTGTGTTTACAGGTGGTCAGATGCACATTGCATGAGACTTTACTTGACTTTGTATGTGTCGTGAATCTGTTTTAAACAATGACAACCCCACAGAGGGCAGCCCTACTTGATAACATGGCAACAGCTGACCGGGAGGTGAGTTCGCGTTTGTTAAGGTGAAATGATCTGGTTTTTTTCTGCATCATCCGTTTTTGAATATACGTTGCTGTTAAGAGTTTCAACTCATCACAGTGCACAAAAATCCTATAAAAGGACTCAACTGTTGTGTTCCAGTCAAATGCTCGGGTTGACGGTAACCTTCAAAACTTGTATGTATTGCAATGGGACTCTCAGGACAACACAACTTCCAGAGATGAACAGGAGGAGAAACTGATTCTTAACGCCTGGCAGAGCATGGTAAGTACCTGAAGAGACAAACAACCACAAAAAAATTTTACCCTTGCAAGTGTCATCACTAAAAATACAGAATGCCATGAAATGTGCAAATTTGATTTGTTAAAGGTCTGGTCAGGGGTTAGAATAGGATACACGCTACTAAAACACTGTTAAGATTTCATTAAAATAAACACGTTTTATACGCCCAGTTTTCACCGAAGTGCCAAAAAACCCGTTTGAGAAGTGGGCGTCTCCAAAGAGACAAGACCCGTCCATTCGAATTTTGATTGACAGGCAAAATGAAAACACGGCCACATGCTTAAGCACTGGTGTGTTAAGTTCAGTTAGCTTGCATTCTTCGGAATATGGCAGCTATTCAGCCGTATCAAAATGAACCAGAATACGAACCTTAAATTGATGAGCCTCCAATTCGAGGACTGAACGGCAAATTGGTAAAATTTACGAGAGTCGTAATCTTGTACATattagctggctggctggctggccagtGCTACAAACTGTCATGCCGTTTGTAGCTACTGCAGCCAACATTGGTTCCTAACATAATGCGAGCTATTGGCGATGTCGCTCAAAATGTCCAGACAGGATCCAATAGTGTCGTAAAAACGAgaacctttatttatttatttatttttgtctccccttttctccccacttgtatccggccaattaccccactcctccgggccgtcccggtcgcggctccatcccctctgccgagccggagagggctgcagactaccacatgcctcctccgatacatgtggagtcgccagtcgcttcttttcacctgacagtgaggagtttcgtcagggggacgtagtgtgtgggaggatcacgcgattccccccctgttcctcccccccaacaggcgtcccgatcgaccagaggaggcgctagtgcaacgaccaggacacacgggcaattgcgtctgtaggggcgcccgaccaagccggaggtaacacggggattcgatcagacgatcaccgtgttggtaggcagcggaatagaccgccaggctacccggacgcccataaatAAAAACGAGAACCAGTCATCTTGCAGATGTTGTTTCTCCCGTCACTCCCACTGGATCAAGTCAGCGAAGCGTCACTCAGAGTCAAAGCTAGCGATTTCTCAACCAAGCAAAAAGCCCATTGGCCTGTTTGCAGTCACATGGAGCTGATTAGGGCAGATTAATTCAAAGAGAAAAGCGATAAAATCGCTTGCTTAGATCACGTCGTGTTAGGATGGGCTGTAGTAGACTCTAGCAGCAACTAGCAAGCTACATAACTTGCAGCATTTTTATCTATTCGTCTTCATAACTACATCCAAAAATGTAGCCGGTTGAAATCCAGCTGCCCTTTCTTATTCATCAAAAACTGGAGCCCACTCATAAACTCCAGTTTTTGATGGggggagaattcagggggcatttCGCTCTCGAGGCCAGAATGAAAGACGCACGTCACTAATATAGCCAAGACCCCAGTGTATTATTCTTACCCCAGCTTGTCATTAAACAATACCAATTGCTTAAAAAAACGCTTTTTCACTCGACCAGACTTTTAATGTAATGCATCGTATCGTTTCCAAAATGGAGTGATACCCACATAATAATAAAGATGATTCCACTGTATTTGACATATTTTTCCCTGTGAAGCAGCCTCATAGGCTAAACGTTGTGCTCTGGTCTCTCCCAGTCTGTGGCTCTTCAGCAGTACAGTTTGTGTAAGGCCCCCAGAGCCCCGGGCCCGGCCCAGTCCTTTCTGGCCAAGCAGAGGCAGTCAACTCAGGCCCGGAGGACTGTTTCATCCAGGCAGCAGCCTGGGTAGCGGTTTTCATCCCTGGAAAAAGATGGATGAGAGCTCTGCTCCTTCCTtcgatgccccccccctccccatcagaAAGTGCTGTGTAATTTTGTGTTTTTATTAAGCAAATGTGTGAGCTTGTGTTTGTCTATTCAAATGCTATTGCTGGTTGTGCATTTTTTGTTTGCTGTTAACGTCCTCTGCTGGTCAACAGTGGTACTAGATTGATGACGCTGTCTCCATTCCTCATTTACTCATTCATTCTTCTTACCCATTAAAATGCATGCCAGAGTCACAGGGACTGAGCTGTATAGTACATTTCCTGTCATTGTTTAAGAGATTTCATTGATGAATTAAagctgagggggaaaaaaaagtcaaacaTGCACAACTGCTATTTTTGCGCTTGCAATGCAAAAATGTATGCATTTGTACTATCCAGCCCAAAGGCAGCTACCAGATCATTACCAAGCTAGTCTGCTTCACCTTTACCATGTCACTAAATAACACTCTAAAATCCATTTGAAAAGGTTAAGACTCAATTTTGACACAACGCAAAAACCAAGTTTGTCATCATTATTCAAACTGTTATGCAAAGCCACAAGATCAGGGACTATTTACAAATATATTTATTTGTAAAGTGTAAACTTGGTTGTAGTTTACAAGATATTCTAGCAATCAGGTTTGAAAATAAACACAGAACTTGTTCATCTATCTGATCTTCTATTCAACTCAGTCTCTCTATCCCCTCAACCATTGTTTTTCGTCCAACCGTTTTCATTAAAACCAAACATAGTAGTATTCACATAACTAGCGATGGTTATCATTATTGTCCGATGTATGCAGCCCAATGATGATCCTGAATAATGTTCTGCTTCTAATGAAATTGAATTGCGACACCTTAAAGTGCCGGCCAAAGGTAAACCCATTCAAAGAACGAGTGGAGCCATTGTACAGTACCTTAGCCACTATCTCACTACTGAAGTTGGGAGTGCCATCTATCCTCTTATACTGGTGTGGAAATGCTTTGGTTCAAGCAGTATAAAACAGTTCAAATTAGTCATAATTGAAAGTTTGTGAGAACATCTTTTTCCTTTTCTCATTTACGAGCTTGTGAACTCCGACCCCATGCTAACACTGCGCAAACGCTGACAGACATTGTATGACGGCACGGTGAGGAAGGACATCTTGGCACCACCAATGGGAGGCTTGGGGAATGAGGGTGCAGCTCTGCTCTGGTTGATTACTGGCTGGGAGCTGAAGAGCTCTTGGGAGGAAAGTGTAGTAGGGCGGGGCAAAAGGGTGGAGGCGTTAAGGGAAATGTGAGGAGTCGCTGAGGCTGGTTTGGTGGAGGTCTCTCTGGAAGGTTGAAAGGGGGGAGGAAGCAGTGACACAGATGACTGGACGTCTCCTGCTGTTCTCTCTGCTTTCCCTGCCTTCTCCATCACCTCTCCTAAAAAGTTCCCCTTAGCCCCCACTTCCCCTTCTCCCTTCATTTCCCGTCTCTCCCAGCCTGCCCCAAATTGAATCTCTAGCAGAGGTGTTCTGGCACTCTTCTCCCCCCTGAAACTACACACGGT
This genomic stretch from Lampris incognitus isolate fLamInc1 chromosome 5, fLamInc1.hap2, whole genome shotgun sequence harbors:
- the LOC130112775 gene encoding protein Hook homolog 2-like, translated to MATADRESNARVDGNLQNLYVLQWDSQDNTTSRDEQEEKLILNAWQSMSVALQQYSLCKAPRAPGPAQSFLAKQRQSTQARRTVSSRQQPG